The Frondihabitans australicus genome includes a region encoding these proteins:
- a CDS encoding amidohydrolase family protein produces MTTIAIEEHWTTQELADALRALPADRRDDSLPLNDMGDNLDLLHDLGETRLAMMDAQGVDVQILSLAPPATGPLSGPDAVAFSRDLNDQAFAAVARHPDRFRAFATLPLSEPGAAASELERARGLGAVGVMVYGRTGDRPLDDPAYYDVLGAAAALGTPVFIHPQIPSRALREAAYSGFDDLTSLALSTFGWGWHVEAATAALRLIVSGAFDRHPDLQVVLGHWGELLLFWLDRIDGLSRVAGLERRASDYVRSNMHITSSGMLSPALLQHALAATSVDRLMFSTDFPFQRPTSGEIDEFLTGFPDDDSRAAFLGGNAARLFAIS; encoded by the coding sequence ATGACGACCATCGCCATCGAAGAGCACTGGACGACGCAGGAGCTGGCAGACGCCCTGCGCGCCCTCCCCGCCGATCGCCGCGACGACAGCCTCCCCCTCAACGACATGGGAGACAACCTCGACCTGCTGCACGACCTCGGCGAGACCCGCCTGGCGATGATGGACGCCCAGGGCGTCGACGTGCAGATCCTGTCGCTGGCCCCTCCCGCCACCGGGCCGCTCTCGGGGCCCGACGCCGTGGCCTTCAGCCGCGACCTGAACGACCAGGCCTTCGCGGCCGTCGCCCGGCACCCCGACCGCTTCCGTGCCTTCGCCACCCTTCCCCTCAGCGAGCCGGGAGCGGCCGCGAGCGAGCTCGAACGGGCGCGGGGCCTCGGTGCCGTCGGAGTCATGGTCTACGGCCGCACCGGCGACCGGCCGCTCGACGACCCGGCGTACTACGACGTCCTCGGCGCCGCAGCGGCGCTCGGCACCCCGGTGTTCATCCACCCGCAGATCCCCTCACGCGCCCTCCGCGAGGCCGCGTACTCGGGCTTCGACGACCTCACCTCGCTGGCGCTGTCGACCTTCGGCTGGGGGTGGCACGTCGAGGCGGCGACCGCAGCGCTTCGGCTCATCGTCTCGGGCGCGTTCGATCGCCACCCCGACCTGCAGGTGGTTCTCGGGCACTGGGGCGAGCTCCTGCTCTTCTGGCTCGACCGGATCGACGGCCTGTCACGGGTCGCAGGCCTCGAACGCCGGGCCTCCGACTACGTCCGGTCGAACATGCACATCACCAGTTCGGGCATGCTGTCGCCGGCGCTCCTCCAGCACGCGCTCGCGGCGACGAGCGTCGACCGCCTGATGTTCTCGACGGACTTCCCGTTCCAGCGGCCCACCTCCGGCGAGATCGACGAGTTCCTCACCGGGTTCCCCGACGACGACAGCCGCGCGGCGTTCCTCGGGGGCAACGCGGCGCGTCTCTTCGCGATCTCCTGA
- a CDS encoding TetR/AcrR family transcriptional regulator, producing MAGTMRDAKRAESSRRILEAARAEFAEAGFEAATIRSIAGRAGVTAGLVMQHYGSKEALFRSAARLPADDRDTASEHVRDVLDARLGDLPPETLALLRSMLTVPEAADAIRAHLDERIDNLTASLGGEDARARATVAVTGILGLTIARQLLRLRAFDEVSREAIVDAAERGLGAVGGGE from the coding sequence ATGGCCGGGACGATGCGAGACGCGAAGCGCGCCGAGTCGTCGCGTCGCATTCTCGAGGCGGCTCGGGCGGAGTTCGCCGAGGCCGGGTTCGAGGCGGCGACGATCCGCTCGATCGCCGGGCGCGCAGGAGTGACGGCCGGGCTGGTCATGCAGCACTACGGCTCGAAGGAGGCGCTGTTCCGATCGGCGGCGCGCCTGCCGGCCGACGACCGCGACACGGCGTCCGAGCACGTGCGGGACGTCCTCGACGCGCGGCTCGGCGATCTGCCGCCCGAGACTCTCGCGCTCCTGCGGTCGATGCTGACCGTGCCCGAGGCGGCCGACGCCATTCGGGCGCATCTCGACGAGCGCATCGACAACCTCACCGCCTCGCTGGGCGGCGAGGATGCGCGCGCCCGCGCGACGGTCGCCGTGACCGGCATTCTCGGGCTCACGATCGCGCGGCAACTCCTGCGCCTCCGGGCCTTCGACGAGGTGTCGCGCGAGGCGATCGTCGACGCGGCGGAGCGGGGCCTCGGCGCGGTCGGCGGCGGCGAGTAG
- a CDS encoding Gfo/Idh/MocA family protein: MSDGPPPLRVVVVGPGGWGQQHTRVFAGRPDTSLAGIVGRDASRTTARAADLGTTGYTDLDRMLDEARPDLITVSLPNEEHFEPTLRLLETGIPLLVEKPLVFDLDEADALLAAAAASASFFAIDFNHRYAEPVQRTRRALDEGRIGDPVFATWRFGGEPNLGATPHKNLIETQCHAFDMLEHLLGPISSVVSQSASFSGTGSTVALALSFANGAVGTLLGSYDSSYAYPGTHLLEVNGTSGRAVVVDTVQRFELSRVGDTDTTVWQAGYFDDSARSFAATFDRYVDDLLRALRAGSPPPVPATAGRRALFLARCAIESAESGRRVATT; encoded by the coding sequence GTGAGCGATGGCCCGCCTCCGCTTCGCGTCGTCGTCGTCGGCCCGGGCGGTTGGGGGCAGCAGCACACGCGCGTCTTCGCCGGGCGGCCCGACACGTCGCTCGCCGGCATCGTCGGGCGCGACGCCTCACGGACGACGGCACGGGCGGCGGACCTCGGCACGACCGGCTACACCGACCTCGACCGCATGCTCGACGAGGCGCGGCCCGATCTCATCACGGTGTCGCTGCCGAACGAGGAGCACTTCGAGCCGACCCTGCGCCTGCTCGAGACCGGGATCCCCCTTCTCGTCGAGAAGCCGCTCGTGTTCGACCTCGACGAGGCGGACGCGCTTCTCGCCGCTGCCGCCGCTTCCGCGTCGTTCTTTGCGATCGACTTCAACCACCGGTACGCCGAGCCGGTCCAGCGCACCCGGCGGGCTCTGGACGAGGGCAGGATCGGCGATCCTGTGTTCGCCACCTGGCGATTCGGCGGCGAGCCGAACCTCGGCGCCACGCCCCACAAGAACCTCATCGAGACGCAGTGCCACGCGTTCGACATGCTCGAGCACCTGCTCGGCCCGATCTCGTCGGTGGTGTCGCAGTCGGCGTCGTTCTCCGGCACGGGGTCGACCGTCGCACTGGCCCTCTCGTTCGCGAACGGCGCCGTCGGCACGCTGCTCGGATCGTACGACTCGTCCTATGCCTACCCGGGCACGCATCTTCTCGAGGTGAACGGCACCTCGGGGAGAGCCGTCGTCGTCGACACCGTGCAGCGGTTCGAGCTGTCGCGAGTCGGCGACACCGACACGACCGTCTGGCAGGCGGGGTACTTCGACGACTCGGCTCGGTCGTTCGCAGCGACGTTCGATCGCTACGTCGACGACCTGCTGCGAGCGCTCCGGGCAGGATCGCCGCCGCCCGTCCCCGCGACCGCCGGGCGCCGGGCGCTGTTCCTGGCGCGGTGCGCGATCGAGTCGGCGGAGTCCGGTCGGCGCGTCGCGACGACGTGA
- a CDS encoding alcohol dehydrogenase catalytic domain-containing protein — translation MHTLTTARAPFFRPGGRIEFRDHEYPEPGPGELLLRPRANAVCGTDRAFWNAGADHVPGHETSGVVIEAGSDTTTAIGTRGVVFLMDYCGRCRSCLLGATNQCLDKRADRGIAQDGGYGPLEIVSESQFFPIPDDVGFVTATMLLDVMGTSGHAIGRARLVRPDIESVYIAGAGPIGLGLLVMSRLVLGTDIPVHISDVSAWRRDFAATLGGIPVDASDPAAMGSVGTPDVAFDSSGKEVARRAALDVLGQRGALVCVGHGETVTLDVSRDLLAPEHAVLGSEYFRFDELPGNLELLRANLDYVGSVVTDVVPVEEIDRAFELFLGGETGKVVVVQGDEEAA, via the coding sequence ATGCACACCCTCACCACCGCTCGAGCACCGTTCTTCCGCCCGGGCGGCCGCATCGAGTTCCGCGACCACGAGTACCCTGAGCCCGGGCCCGGCGAGCTGCTGCTGCGCCCGCGCGCGAACGCGGTGTGCGGCACCGATCGCGCGTTCTGGAACGCGGGCGCCGATCACGTGCCAGGTCACGAGACCTCGGGCGTCGTCATCGAGGCAGGATCCGACACGACCACGGCGATCGGAACCCGCGGCGTCGTGTTCCTCATGGACTACTGCGGCCGCTGCCGCAGCTGCCTCCTCGGGGCGACGAACCAGTGCCTCGACAAGCGCGCCGACCGGGGCATCGCACAGGACGGCGGGTACGGGCCCCTCGAGATCGTCTCGGAGAGCCAGTTCTTCCCGATCCCCGACGACGTCGGCTTCGTCACCGCCACGATGCTGCTCGACGTCATGGGCACGTCCGGCCACGCGATCGGCCGGGCCCGTCTCGTGCGGCCCGACATCGAGTCGGTCTACATCGCCGGAGCCGGCCCGATCGGCCTGGGCCTCTTGGTCATGTCGCGCCTCGTGCTCGGCACGGACATCCCGGTGCACATCAGCGACGTGTCCGCTTGGCGCCGGGACTTCGCGGCGACGCTCGGCGGGATCCCCGTCGACGCCTCGGATCCTGCCGCCATGGGGTCGGTGGGCACGCCCGACGTCGCCTTCGACTCGTCGGGCAAGGAGGTCGCGCGCAGGGCAGCCCTCGACGTGCTCGGGCAGCGCGGCGCTCTCGTCTGCGTGGGGCACGGCGAGACCGTGACGCTCGACGTCTCGCGCGACCTGCTCGCGCCGGAGCACGCCGTGCTCGGCTCGGAGTACTTCCGCTTCGACGAGCTGCCCGGCAACCTCGAGCTGCTCCGGGCGAATCTCGACTACGTGGGCAGCGTCGTCACGGACGTCGTGCCGGTCGAGGAGATCGACCGCGCCTTCGAGCTCTTCCTGGGCGGCGAGACGGGTAAGGTCGTCGTCGTCCAGGGCGACGAGGAGGCAGCGTGA